In Candidatus Hadarchaeales archaeon, one DNA window encodes the following:
- a CDS encoding MarC family protein → MEIKRARTRGMMLGEVGKILMALFVIMDPFGSIPIFLLVTEGMDGRKVSRAAGYAVGVAGLVLFFFLFLGDPLFRVLRVEFSSLRIGGGLVLGVLGMELVLGRSLLKKEVKGSPALSLIGTPMLTGPGVIVSTMIFVKTYGYLPVLFASFPLLFLSWMVLRLSSFFHRVLGKDGIEILSRLMGLLLVTIAVDLVMGGVKEAL, encoded by the coding sequence GTGGAGATAAAAAGGGCCAGAACAAGGGGAATGATGCTCGGAGAAGTGGGGAAGATCCTCATGGCCCTTTTTGTCATCATGGATCCTTTCGGCAGCATCCCGATCTTTCTTCTTGTGACAGAAGGAATGGATGGAAGGAAGGTGAGTCGTGCGGCGGGTTACGCGGTAGGGGTAGCGGGTTTGGTGCTCTTCTTCTTCCTCTTCTTGGGTGACCCCCTCTTCAGGGTCCTGAGGGTGGAATTTTCCTCCCTCAGGATTGGAGGGGGTTTGGTGCTGGGCGTGCTCGGAATGGAGCTCGTGCTCGGCAGGAGTCTCCTCAAAAAGGAAGTGAAGGGATCACCTGCTCTTTCCCTGATAGGTACCCCCATGCTCACTGGACCTGGTGTTATCGTTTCCACCATGATTTTTGTCAAGACGTATGGGTACCTTCCCGTCCTCTTTGCCTCTTTCCCCCTCCTGTTTTTGAGTTGGATGGTACTGAGACTCTCCTCTTTTTTCCACCGGGTGCTGGGGAAGGATGGGATAGAAATCCTCTCCAGGTTGATGGGGCTCTTGTTAGTGACCATAGCCGTGGATTTGGTCATGGGTGGAGTAAAGGAAGCTCTGTGA
- a CDS encoding potassium channel family protein gives MKRRMAFEMLLVILAFVSVGLLLYELDHPEVAWFTTSCDFFIAILFLGEYLFSTFKAERRLRYALTHWYDLLASIPIPFSAVRMFRTIRIVRMVRIIRTLRVLRLSRTLGFLSQSRIGTVSVVFLMAVLLGGTSFYLLEYGQNPSLGKSLDGLYWAIATVTTVGYGDIVAVTTVGKVLTICLMVFGIAVYATLAGLLAGYLVRNKEEGLEERIGKIERKLEELSKALRSKDSKLR, from the coding sequence ATGAAAAGGAGAATGGCCTTTGAAATGCTGTTGGTCATCCTAGCTTTCGTAAGCGTAGGCCTTCTCCTCTACGAACTGGACCATCCCGAGGTCGCTTGGTTTACCACTTCCTGTGATTTCTTCATAGCCATTCTCTTCTTGGGTGAGTACCTCTTCTCCACCTTTAAGGCTGAACGTAGGTTGCGTTACGCCCTCACCCATTGGTATGATCTGTTGGCTTCCATCCCCATTCCCTTTTCCGCCGTGAGGATGTTCAGGACCATAAGGATAGTGAGGATGGTCAGGATCATCCGAACCCTCAGGGTACTGAGGCTAAGCAGGACCCTAGGCTTCCTTTCGCAAAGCAGGATCGGTACCGTTTCCGTGGTCTTTTTGATGGCCGTTCTCCTTGGGGGTACTTCCTTTTATCTGTTGGAGTATGGACAGAATCCTTCTTTGGGGAAATCCTTAGATGGCCTTTACTGGGCGATCGCCACTGTTACCACGGTAGGTTATGGGGACATCGTAGCGGTCACCACGGTTGGAAAGGTACTCACGATCTGTCTCATGGTTTTCGGCATAGCCGTATACGCCACCCTCGCTGGATTGCTGGCAGGATATTTGGTGAGGAATAAAGAGGAGGGACTGGAGGAAAGGATAGGGAAGATAGAAAGGAAACTGGAGGAGCTTTCCAAGGCCCTCCGTTCCAAAGATTCAAAACTCCGTTAA
- a CDS encoding DUF434 domain-containing protein, producing MWSERTGEAVKDLRYLLDRGYPRELAVRVVSDHYCLPSHQRHLLARCVFSRKEAEENRKKLVNMQEVKGRLLGVDGYNVLITCESLLRGDTVIRCDDGLLRDLRTVFGKYKMSEETWKVMEEIALLLKEVEPGEVKVFFDSPASGSGKLAREMEELLQREGIRARCRAVKGVDREVSSCEISASSDRVIVERAKAIWDLPAELLKRKGGKVLDLTEF from the coding sequence ATGTGGAGTGAAAGGACAGGGGAAGCGGTTAAGGACCTCAGATATCTCCTGGATAGGGGATACCCGAGGGAACTTGCGGTGAGGGTGGTTTCCGATCACTACTGTCTCCCCTCCCACCAGCGCCATCTCCTCGCCCGTTGCGTCTTTTCACGGAAGGAAGCGGAGGAAAACCGGAAAAAGCTCGTGAACATGCAGGAAGTTAAGGGAAGGCTTCTAGGAGTGGATGGATACAACGTCCTCATCACCTGTGAAAGCCTCCTCCGCGGCGATACCGTGATAAGGTGTGATGATGGTCTCCTAAGGGATCTGAGAACGGTTTTCGGAAAGTACAAAATGAGTGAAGAAACTTGGAAAGTCATGGAGGAGATAGCCCTCCTCTTGAAAGAAGTCGAACCAGGCGAAGTAAAGGTCTTTTTCGACAGTCCAGCGAGCGGGAGTGGGAAGCTAGCTAGGGAAATGGAAGAACTCCTGCAAAGGGAAGGAATAAGAGCGAGATGCAGGGCGGTGAAGGGAGTCGACAGGGAAGTGAGTTCCTGTGAGATCTCGGCCTCGAGTGACAGGGTAATCGTGGAAAGGGCGAAAGCGATCTGGGACTTACCTGCTGAGTTACTGAAAAGGAAGGGTGGAAAGGTGCTGGATTTAACGGAGTTTTGA
- the leuS gene encoding leucine--tRNA ligase, whose product MDFRERERKWQEEWEKAGIFQAEPDGRPKFYLTVAYPYVSGPMHIGHARTYTIPDVIARYKRMRGYNVLFPMAFHFTGTPIVGASKRVARREPGYIELLTKRYGVPQELLPQLEDPKYFGTYFAEISDLSYKKGMKWLGLSIDWRRDFTTVDPPYSKFITWQYHKLMEAGLIVKGKHPVRWCPRDGNPVTDHDLLEGEEAEVLEFTLLKYKQEGRIFPAATLRPETVFGVTNLWLNPNVRYVEVEVNGEKWVVSEQAVPKLAEQGYRVGEARPFQVKFGSEVEVPLIGRKVPILPATFVDPENATGVVGSVPSHAPYDYVALEELKSREEELKEWGVKVESLQPISLIEVEGYGEFPAAEEVERLGIKGQLDPKLEEATSRVYRTEFAKGRMRNWIPVYGGKMVSEAKNLVKQDLLSRGEAALMYEFSLKPVRCRCGSPVVIKVVEDQWFLNYADEEWKEKAREVLAKMELIPPESRAQYEHTIGWLREWPCTRKVGMGTRAPWDPAWIIESLSDSTVYMAYYTFSHLLKQVDPEKLGDEIFDFVFYGKGNPQELSRSSGLPVELLERMKREFEYWYPLDYRMSASELIPNHLTFFIFHHALLFPHRLPKGIVCFGMAILEGQKMSSSKGNLVEVNKAVQEYGADAVRLYLTSSSEPWQDFNWRKTEAESMLRMLERFHSLCEEILSLPLSSLPHGTPERWLLSRLQRRVEEATQALERFETRRALQHSFFSLMQEVRKYLSWRGEEARGEVLRKVLHTWIRLLAPFIPHLCEEIWNKMGEKGFVSLAPWPQVEEGLKDPEAEFVEEFLSSVVEDVGKIVRVVKVKPKLVCLYTPSGWKREAGKMIVEKLLEGKTDRGELLRHLEEKMGKPKAELASFLAKVLEETKDSPIEKLTLLSKVDEYQILKENSAYLQRLLGAEVKVFREDDPEIYDPKGRSKGALPFRPAIYVE is encoded by the coding sequence ATGGATTTTAGGGAGAGGGAAAGGAAGTGGCAGGAAGAGTGGGAAAAGGCGGGGATTTTCCAGGCCGAACCCGATGGGAGGCCCAAGTTCTATCTCACCGTGGCCTATCCCTATGTCTCAGGCCCCATGCACATAGGGCATGCCCGCACCTATACCATTCCAGATGTGATCGCGAGGTACAAACGCATGAGGGGATACAACGTTCTTTTCCCCATGGCCTTCCATTTCACCGGCACACCGATCGTGGGGGCTTCCAAGAGGGTAGCGAGGAGGGAGCCAGGCTACATAGAGCTCCTAACCAAGCGCTATGGCGTACCTCAGGAGCTCCTTCCCCAACTGGAAGATCCCAAATATTTTGGAACTTACTTCGCCGAAATCAGCGATCTGAGCTATAAAAAGGGGATGAAGTGGCTCGGTCTCTCCATAGACTGGAGGAGGGACTTCACCACGGTAGATCCACCCTACAGCAAGTTCATCACTTGGCAATACCACAAACTCATGGAAGCCGGTCTAATCGTGAAGGGGAAGCATCCGGTGAGATGGTGTCCCAGGGACGGCAACCCCGTCACAGACCACGATTTGTTGGAAGGAGAAGAGGCGGAAGTCTTGGAGTTCACCCTCTTGAAGTACAAACAGGAAGGAAGGATTTTTCCAGCCGCCACCCTCCGACCCGAGACCGTCTTCGGTGTAACCAACCTCTGGCTCAACCCCAACGTCAGGTACGTGGAAGTAGAGGTCAACGGAGAGAAATGGGTGGTGAGCGAGCAGGCCGTACCCAAGCTAGCGGAACAGGGATACAGAGTGGGAGAAGCGAGACCTTTTCAAGTGAAGTTCGGATCCGAGGTTGAGGTCCCTCTCATAGGTAGGAAAGTTCCCATCCTCCCTGCCACCTTTGTGGATCCTGAAAATGCCACGGGGGTGGTGGGTTCCGTTCCTTCCCATGCCCCCTACGACTACGTGGCCCTGGAGGAACTCAAGAGCAGGGAAGAGGAGTTGAAGGAATGGGGGGTAAAAGTGGAAAGTCTCCAACCCATCTCCCTCATCGAAGTAGAAGGATATGGGGAATTCCCCGCCGCCGAGGAGGTGGAGAGGCTGGGAATAAAGGGACAACTGGATCCCAAGTTGGAGGAAGCCACTTCCAGAGTTTACAGGACGGAATTCGCGAAGGGGAGGATGAGGAATTGGATACCCGTTTACGGGGGGAAGATGGTTTCAGAAGCCAAGAACCTGGTAAAACAGGACCTCCTCTCAAGAGGGGAGGCCGCCCTCATGTACGAGTTTTCCCTAAAACCCGTGAGGTGCAGGTGTGGTTCTCCGGTGGTAATAAAGGTGGTGGAAGATCAATGGTTCCTAAATTACGCAGACGAGGAATGGAAGGAAAAAGCCAGGGAGGTCTTGGCCAAGATGGAGCTCATCCCCCCAGAAAGCAGGGCCCAGTACGAGCATACCATAGGATGGCTCAGGGAGTGGCCCTGCACGAGGAAGGTGGGGATGGGGACCAGGGCTCCCTGGGATCCAGCTTGGATCATAGAATCCCTCAGCGACTCTACCGTCTACATGGCATACTATACCTTCTCCCACCTCCTCAAGCAGGTGGATCCGGAGAAACTGGGAGATGAAATCTTTGACTTCGTTTTCTACGGGAAGGGCAATCCACAGGAACTCTCCCGCTCTTCCGGCCTTCCCGTCGAATTACTCGAACGTATGAAAAGGGAATTCGAGTACTGGTATCCGCTGGATTATCGCATGTCCGCCAGCGAACTCATCCCCAACCACTTAACCTTCTTCATCTTCCATCACGCCCTCCTCTTCCCCCACCGTCTGCCCAAGGGGATAGTCTGTTTTGGAATGGCTATCTTGGAGGGGCAAAAGATGTCTTCCTCCAAAGGGAACTTGGTAGAGGTGAACAAGGCCGTTCAAGAATATGGGGCGGATGCCGTGAGGCTTTACTTGACCTCCTCTTCCGAGCCCTGGCAGGATTTCAACTGGAGAAAAACGGAGGCCGAAAGCATGCTGAGGATGCTCGAAAGGTTCCATTCCCTCTGCGAGGAAATCCTCTCCCTCCCCCTCTCCTCCCTCCCCCATGGAACACCCGAGAGATGGCTCCTCAGTAGGCTTCAGAGAAGGGTTGAAGAAGCCACCCAAGCCTTGGAAAGATTCGAGACTAGGAGGGCCCTACAACACTCCTTCTTCTCCCTCATGCAGGAGGTGAGAAAATATCTCTCCTGGAGGGGTGAAGAAGCTAGGGGGGAGGTCCTTAGAAAGGTATTACACACATGGATTCGCCTTCTTGCCCCCTTCATCCCCCATCTCTGCGAGGAAATCTGGAACAAGATGGGAGAAAAGGGCTTTGTCTCCCTTGCTCCTTGGCCCCAAGTGGAGGAAGGGTTGAAGGATCCCGAAGCGGAGTTCGTGGAGGAATTCCTTTCCTCCGTGGTGGAGGATGTGGGGAAAATCGTGAGGGTGGTGAAGGTGAAGCCCAAGCTCGTATGTCTCTATACCCCCTCCGGATGGAAGAGGGAAGCCGGGAAGATGATCGTGGAGAAGCTTTTGGAGGGAAAGACCGATAGAGGTGAGCTCCTCCGACATCTGGAGGAAAAGATGGGAAAGCCCAAAGCCGAACTGGCTTCCTTCCTAGCGAAGGTATTGGAAGAAACCAAGGACTCCCCCATCGAGAAGCTTACCCTCCTCTCGAAAGTGGATGAATACCAAATCCTCAAAGAGAACTCGGCCTATTTGCAGAGGTTACTGGGAGCAGAGGTAAAGGTCTTCAGGGAGGACGATCCCGAAATTTACGACCCCAAGGGAAGGAGTAAGGGTGCCCTCCCCTTCAGACCTGCCATTTATGTGGAGTGA